One Pedococcus aerophilus DNA window includes the following coding sequences:
- a CDS encoding HNH endonuclease signature motif containing protein — MATSPRITNLSARGFGRPVVSGAEVARGVLAQADLERVALLDDAGVADALRVLADVRAAVSAQLVVVLAEAKRRSLGAGQGCGPVDWARAVAPSLPTRDLLEADVVAGVVALSSSVAAPDRRLVEVVEAVAGATSPDPGVREQALSVTKAAQVCRFHRGIRGLAEPGWLAESTAGLLGGARGDRGWDEKTLATGLRRTADLARSEGSVERDAQVRREHRSLVKGPGPVGMWRYTLMLDEEGAAVVDAAVDALAKPRRDEDTGELDVRSPAARRADALLDLVVRAVSAPEGVPRQAKTSLVVTVPLEVLAQRCRGAGMTLQGQDLGAGVVRRLACDAQVVPVVLGTAGEVLDQGMARRLFDRAQIRGLWLRDGGCTFPGCSKPAAWSDAHHLVHWADGGPTDLGNAALLCRAHHTVVHTYRYAGRVRHEPGSKPRVEWDLTIGSYDQALTDQRHQQERHVGDQPRERGQDRARGHGRQRRRSLPSSLPATG, encoded by the coding sequence ATGGCGACCAGTCCAAGGATCACGAATCTGTCCGCGCGCGGCTTCGGCCGTCCGGTGGTCAGTGGTGCCGAGGTTGCTCGGGGGGTGTTGGCGCAGGCCGATCTGGAGCGGGTGGCGTTGCTCGACGATGCCGGGGTCGCGGACGCGTTGAGGGTCCTGGCCGATGTGCGGGCGGCGGTGTCGGCGCAGCTGGTGGTGGTGTTGGCCGAGGCGAAGCGGCGCAGCCTGGGGGCGGGACAGGGGTGCGGTCCGGTGGACTGGGCGCGGGCGGTCGCTCCGTCGTTGCCGACCCGGGACCTGCTCGAAGCGGACGTCGTCGCGGGCGTGGTGGCGTTGTCGTCGTCGGTCGCGGCGCCGGACCGGCGTCTGGTCGAGGTCGTCGAGGCGGTGGCGGGAGCCACGTCGCCGGATCCGGGGGTGCGGGAGCAGGCGTTGTCGGTGACCAAGGCGGCGCAGGTGTGCCGGTTCCACCGGGGGATCCGTGGTCTTGCCGAGCCGGGGTGGCTTGCCGAGTCGACGGCAGGGCTGCTGGGAGGGGCTCGGGGTGATCGCGGGTGGGACGAGAAGACGTTGGCGACCGGGTTGCGGCGCACGGCCGACCTGGCTCGGTCCGAGGGGTCGGTGGAGCGTGACGCGCAGGTGCGGCGGGAGCACCGGTCGCTGGTGAAGGGTCCGGGTCCGGTCGGGATGTGGCGGTACACGCTCATGTTGGACGAGGAGGGTGCTGCGGTCGTCGATGCTGCGGTCGACGCGTTGGCCAAACCCCGCCGTGACGAGGACACCGGGGAGCTGGACGTGAGGTCCCCGGCTGCGCGGCGTGCGGATGCGTTGTTGGACCTGGTCGTGCGGGCGGTGTCGGCTCCGGAGGGGGTGCCGAGGCAGGCGAAGACGTCGTTGGTGGTGACGGTGCCGTTGGAGGTGTTGGCGCAGCGGTGTCGTGGTGCGGGGATGACGCTGCAGGGTCAGGACCTGGGTGCGGGCGTGGTCCGGCGCCTTGCGTGTGATGCGCAGGTCGTGCCGGTGGTGCTCGGCACGGCGGGGGAGGTGCTGGACCAGGGCATGGCGCGCAGGTTGTTCGACCGGGCCCAGATCCGCGGTCTGTGGCTGCGTGATGGGGGGTGCACGTTCCCGGGGTGCTCGAAGCCGGCGGCCTGGTCTGATGCCCATCACCTGGTCCACTGGGCCGACGGTGGACCGACCGACCTGGGTAATGCGGCGTTGTTGTGTCGGGCGCACCACACGGTCGTGCACACCTACCGGTACGCGGGGAGGGTCCGTCACGAACCGGGCAGCAAGCCGCGGGTCGAGTGGGACCTGACCATCGGCTCCTACGACCAGGCTCTGACCGACCAGCGCCACCAGCAGGAGCGGCACGTCGGGGACCAGCCGCGCGAACGCGGGCAGGACCGCGCACGCGGCCATGGTCGGCAACGGCGGCGAAGTCTGCCCAGCTCCCTGCCCGCCACTGGGTGA
- a CDS encoding ABC transporter ATP-binding protein, which yields MSSTQTVRRPSGGAAVHTVPAIELTGLTKSFGSVHAVRGLDLTIAPGEVVAFLGPNGAGKTTTIDMVLGLSRPDAGSVKVHGLDPSTAVRRGLVSAVMQSGGLLKDLTARETLELTASLFAGTRPVDEVLDRAGISDLADRRVGKCSGGQQQRLRFAMALLPDPELLILDEPTTGMDVTGRRDFWSAIHEDAARGRTVVFATHYLEEADAYADRIVLVSHGEVVADGTASEVKSLVSGRTLRATLHDADPVLLQRLTDMSVVDSVELRGDTLIVTSTDSDAVARHLLTTSDAHDLEITSRGLEDAFISLTSEGAES from the coding sequence ATGTCATCGACGCAGACCGTGCGGCGGCCCAGCGGGGGAGCCGCCGTCCACACCGTTCCCGCGATCGAGCTGACCGGGCTCACCAAGAGCTTCGGCAGCGTCCACGCCGTCCGCGGCCTCGACCTGACCATCGCTCCGGGCGAGGTCGTCGCCTTCCTCGGCCCGAACGGCGCCGGCAAGACCACCACCATCGACATGGTCCTCGGCCTGTCCCGACCCGATGCCGGATCAGTGAAGGTGCACGGGCTCGACCCCTCCACCGCGGTCAGGCGGGGCCTGGTGAGTGCGGTCATGCAGTCCGGGGGACTGCTCAAGGACCTCACGGCACGCGAGACCCTCGAGCTCACGGCGAGCCTGTTCGCCGGGACCCGTCCGGTCGACGAGGTGTTGGACAGGGCCGGAATCAGCGACCTCGCCGACCGCCGCGTGGGCAAGTGCTCGGGCGGCCAGCAGCAGCGGCTGCGGTTCGCCATGGCCCTGCTGCCCGACCCGGAGCTGCTCATCCTCGACGAACCCACCACCGGCATGGACGTCACCGGACGCCGGGACTTCTGGAGCGCGATCCACGAGGACGCGGCACGTGGTCGCACCGTCGTGTTCGCGACCCACTACCTCGAGGAGGCCGACGCGTACGCCGACCGCATCGTCCTCGTGAGCCACGGCGAGGTCGTGGCCGACGGCACCGCGTCCGAGGTCAAGTCACTCGTGTCCGGACGCACGCTCCGGGCCACCCTCCACGACGCGGATCCTGTTCTGCTGCAACGCCTGACCGACATGAGTGTGGTCGACAGCGTCGAGCTGCGCGGCGACACCCTGATCGTCACGTCGACGGACAGTGACGCCGTCGCCCGGCACCTGCTCACCACCAGCGACGCCCACGACCTCGAGATCACCAGCCGCGGTCTCGAGGACGCCTTCATCAGCCTGACCTCAGAGGGAGCCGAGTCATGA
- a CDS encoding ABC transporter permease produces MTTTTHRLEAQGTQGAVPALGGLNPTLLRLEVRRLLRNRRTLVFAVIMPVAFFFMFGTGQSYSNQDAGHGNVAAYVMIDLALYGAMLSTTSAGAMVSVERAQGWSRQLRLTPLTSAAYIAVKVLVALVLAAISIVVTYGAAALGGARAEPAVWVETALAVWIGSLVFAAFGVFMGYLLPSENVMQVLGPVLALFAFLGGIFVPLEQLGHAFQDVATVTPMYGLGELVRTPLTGDAPGWAAVANVAVWFAVFVGGAVWRFGRDTARV; encoded by the coding sequence ATGACCACCACGACCCACCGCCTCGAAGCACAGGGCACGCAAGGCGCCGTGCCGGCACTCGGAGGGCTCAACCCGACGTTGCTACGACTCGAGGTCAGGCGCCTGCTGCGCAACCGTCGCACCCTGGTCTTCGCGGTGATCATGCCTGTCGCGTTCTTCTTCATGTTCGGGACCGGGCAGTCCTACTCGAACCAGGACGCCGGCCACGGCAACGTCGCGGCCTACGTCATGATCGACCTCGCCCTGTACGGCGCCATGCTCTCCACCACCAGTGCCGGCGCCATGGTGTCGGTGGAACGGGCCCAGGGCTGGAGCAGGCAGCTGCGGCTCACCCCGCTCACGTCCGCGGCATACATCGCCGTCAAGGTCCTCGTGGCGCTGGTCCTGGCCGCGATCTCCATCGTGGTCACGTATGGCGCCGCCGCCCTCGGTGGGGCGCGCGCCGAACCCGCGGTCTGGGTCGAGACCGCGTTGGCGGTGTGGATCGGCTCGCTGGTCTTCGCGGCGTTCGGGGTCTTCATGGGGTACCTGCTGCCGAGTGAGAACGTCATGCAGGTCCTCGGCCCGGTCCTCGCGCTGTTCGCCTTCCTCGGCGGGATCTTCGTCCCGCTGGAGCAGCTGGGCCACGCCTTCCAGGACGTCGCCACCGTGACCCCGATGTACGGGCTGGGCGAGCTCGTCCGGACCCCGCTCACCGGCGACGCCCCCGGGTGGGCCGCCGTCGCGAACGTCGCCGTGTGGTTCGCGGTCTTCGTGGGAGGAGCGGTGTGGCGCTTCGGCCGGGACACCGCGCGCGTCTGA
- a CDS encoding sensor histidine kinase, which yields MSAPGPRDAFAEPRPRLLDSEPDAGWSGRLFGLVFAGIWLVFLSDAFSAAWRHRLELRGDAALVVLVLFVALYIAHFAHLRGSVWGESTPAPHRWFVTRTGVAGWLGLAVLAGLSTITVGQEGASTWVFLAVSGLWTFRLRLGLVLGVALVLLYEFLTFHVDGWSHDASISMSMVLAMAAVTGGMIASQRQRALAEARQENARLAIQEERNRMARDVHDILGHSLTVITVKAELAARLLEVSPERARTEVADLERLARDALADVRQAVAGFREMSLPAELARARSSLSAAGIEADLPTAADAVPTDLRELCAWTLREGVTNVIRHSGATTCRVTLDEGGITVADDGPVHRGDPGNGGHGGDAGRSDVTSHPQAGTGLIGLRERAQAAGAQLRTVVLDPHGFELSVRTVPSVPRPVSGGPVSGGPASGGPVSGGPAAGERVEA from the coding sequence GTGAGCGCACCAGGGCCCAGGGACGCCTTCGCCGAACCACGTCCGCGGCTGCTGGACTCCGAGCCGGACGCAGGCTGGAGCGGACGCCTGTTCGGTCTCGTCTTCGCCGGGATCTGGCTGGTCTTCCTGTCGGACGCGTTCTCTGCCGCTTGGCGGCACCGGCTCGAGCTGCGCGGCGACGCCGCCCTCGTCGTCCTGGTCCTGTTCGTCGCCCTCTACATCGCCCACTTCGCGCACCTGCGCGGGTCGGTGTGGGGGGAGTCGACGCCGGCACCGCACCGCTGGTTCGTCACCCGGACCGGGGTCGCCGGCTGGCTGGGGCTGGCCGTGCTCGCCGGGCTGTCGACGATCACGGTCGGCCAGGAGGGGGCGAGCACCTGGGTGTTCCTGGCGGTGTCGGGGCTCTGGACGTTCCGGCTGCGGCTGGGCCTCGTGCTCGGAGTGGCGCTCGTCCTGCTCTACGAGTTCCTCACCTTCCACGTCGACGGGTGGAGCCACGACGCCAGCATCTCCATGTCGATGGTGCTGGCCATGGCTGCGGTGACCGGCGGCATGATCGCCTCGCAGCGGCAGCGGGCCCTGGCCGAGGCGCGACAGGAGAACGCGCGCCTGGCCATCCAGGAGGAGCGCAACCGGATGGCCCGCGACGTCCACGACATCCTCGGCCACAGCCTCACCGTCATCACGGTCAAGGCCGAGCTCGCCGCACGGCTGCTCGAGGTCAGCCCCGAGCGCGCCCGCACCGAGGTGGCCGACCTCGAACGGCTGGCGCGGGACGCCCTGGCCGACGTGCGGCAGGCGGTGGCCGGGTTCCGGGAGATGTCGCTGCCCGCGGAGCTGGCGCGGGCGCGGTCCTCCCTCTCTGCAGCGGGGATCGAGGCCGACCTCCCGACGGCGGCCGACGCGGTCCCCACCGACCTGCGCGAGCTGTGTGCCTGGACGCTGCGGGAGGGCGTCACCAACGTCATCCGGCACAGCGGTGCCACCACCTGTCGGGTGACCCTCGACGAGGGCGGGATCACCGTGGCCGACGACGGGCCGGTCCACCGCGGCGACCCGGGAAACGGAGGCCACGGAGGTGACGCGGGCAGGTCGGACGTCACGAGCCATCCCCAGGCCGGGACCGGGCTGATCGGGCTGCGCGAACGAGCCCAGGCGGCCGGAGCCCAGCTCCGCACGGTGGTTCTCGACCCGCACGGGTTCGAGCTGTCCGTGCGCACCGTGCCCTCCGTGCCTCGTCCGGTGTCGGGCGGTCCGGTGTCGGGTGGACCGGCGTCGGGTGGACCGGTGTCGGGTGGGCCGGCGGCCGGCGAGAGGGTGGAGGCATGA
- a CDS encoding response regulator transcription factor, with amino-acid sequence MTIKLLLADDQALVRGALATLLGLEADMEVVAEVGRGDEVVAAARRSSPDVALLDVEMPGLDGIAATAALHAALPGVRVLIVTTFGRPGFLRRALQAGASGFVVKDTPARQLAEAVRRVHAGLRVVDPALAADSLSGGDSPLTARETEVLVAARDGGSVADIAKHVSLSEGTVRNHLSSAIGKTMARNRADAVRIADEFGWL; translated from the coding sequence ATGACGATCAAGCTGCTCCTGGCCGACGACCAGGCGCTGGTGCGTGGAGCGCTGGCCACCCTGCTCGGCCTCGAGGCGGACATGGAGGTCGTGGCCGAGGTCGGCCGCGGCGACGAGGTGGTGGCGGCTGCGCGGCGGAGCTCACCCGACGTGGCCCTCCTCGACGTCGAGATGCCCGGACTCGACGGGATCGCGGCCACGGCGGCCCTGCACGCGGCCCTGCCCGGTGTGCGGGTGCTGATCGTCACGACGTTCGGGCGACCGGGGTTCCTGCGCCGGGCGCTGCAGGCCGGGGCCAGCGGGTTCGTCGTCAAGGACACCCCGGCCCGTCAGCTCGCCGAAGCCGTCCGGCGGGTGCACGCAGGGCTGCGTGTCGTTGACCCCGCCCTCGCCGCGGACTCGCTGTCCGGCGGCGACTCGCCGCTGACGGCCCGCGAGACCGAGGTGCTCGTGGCGGCCCGCGACGGGGGTTCGGTCGCCGACATCGCCAAGCACGTCAGCCTCTCCGAGGGGACCGTCCGCAACCACCTGTCCTCGGCCATCGGCAAGACGATGGCCCGGAACCGGGCCGATGCCGTGCGCATCGCGGACGAGTTCGGCTGGCTCTGA
- a CDS encoding sulfurtransferase, producing the protein MHALVSALVSAADLRAELASPTPPVLMDVQWVLTGAPGPVGRERYAAAHLPGATWVDLDTELAGPVAVDGRGGRHPLPDPAVLETALRRSGVRAGGRVVVYDQGPGFAAARAWWVLRWAGVEDVRVLDGGLTAWTAAGGATTTDVPATATGDVTVRAGSLPVLDAASAAEVARDGVLVDARAAERFSGSTEPIDPVAGHVPGAVNAPTTDNAGADGRLLPADELRNRFSSLGIQADGPPVGVYCGSGVTAAHELLALHEAGIDATLYVGSWSDWVSDPDRPVATLDSSM; encoded by the coding sequence ATGCATGCCCTCGTCAGTGCCCTGGTCAGCGCCGCCGACCTGCGAGCCGAGCTCGCCTCCCCCACCCCACCCGTGCTGATGGACGTCCAGTGGGTCCTCACTGGTGCGCCGGGTCCGGTGGGCAGGGAGAGGTATGCAGCGGCGCACCTGCCTGGCGCGACGTGGGTCGACCTCGACACCGAGCTCGCCGGCCCGGTCGCTGTCGACGGCCGCGGTGGTCGGCACCCCCTGCCGGACCCCGCCGTCCTCGAGACCGCGCTGCGCCGGTCCGGCGTGCGGGCCGGCGGTCGGGTGGTGGTCTACGACCAGGGACCGGGCTTCGCCGCGGCCCGGGCCTGGTGGGTGCTGCGCTGGGCCGGCGTGGAGGACGTCCGCGTCCTCGACGGAGGGTTGACGGCGTGGACGGCGGCGGGTGGCGCGACGACGACCGACGTGCCCGCGACCGCCACCGGCGACGTCACCGTGCGGGCGGGATCGCTGCCCGTCCTGGACGCGGCCTCGGCGGCCGAGGTGGCGCGCGACGGCGTCCTCGTCGACGCCCGAGCCGCCGAACGGTTCTCCGGCTCCACCGAGCCGATCGACCCCGTGGCCGGACACGTCCCCGGTGCGGTCAACGCGCCCACCACGGACAACGCCGGCGCCGACGGACGGCTGCTCCCTGCAGACGAGCTGCGGAACCGGTTCTCCTCGTTGGGGATCCAGGCTGATGGCCCGCCGGTCGGTGTCTACTGCGGGTCCGGGGTGACGGCAGCTCACGAGCTGTTGGCCCTGCACGAGGCCGGCATCGACGCGACGTTGTACGTGGGCTCGTGGAGCGACTGGGTCAGCGACCCGGACCGCCCCGTGGCGACTCTCGACAGTTCGATGTGA
- the dusB gene encoding tRNA dihydrouridine synthase DusB, with protein sequence MTTATAPQTSVPSPVLPPLQIGRHTIESPVVLAPMAGITNRAFRKLCREYGRDGLEAGGASGATSLYVSEMITSRALVERTPESMRLIEHDPDESPRSIQLYGVDPATVGAAVRMLVTEDRADHIDLNFGCPVPKVTRKGGGAALPWKKDLFTAIVATAVREASPYDVPVTVKMRKGIDDDHLTYLEAGLTAERAGVAAVALHGRTASQAYSGQADWSAIARLKETVRTIPVLGNGDIWSAEDALRMATETGCDGVVVGRGCLGRPWLFTDLAAAFAGTTARAEPTLGEVTATMRRHTEYLVDFYGDEYKACRDIRKHIAWYLKGFPAGSTVRHSLALVDSLDALDTLIATMEADAPWPGEAAEGQRGRAGSPRHVALPEGWLDSRELNDAAREAVAQAELSVSGG encoded by the coding sequence ATGACGACCGCCACCGCACCCCAGACCAGCGTCCCGTCGCCCGTCCTGCCCCCGCTGCAGATCGGCCGCCACACCATCGAGTCGCCCGTCGTCCTCGCCCCCATGGCGGGGATCACCAACCGTGCCTTCCGGAAGCTGTGCCGCGAGTACGGGCGGGACGGCCTCGAGGCCGGTGGCGCCAGCGGGGCGACCTCGCTGTACGTCAGCGAGATGATCACCTCGCGTGCCCTCGTCGAGCGGACGCCGGAGAGCATGCGCCTCATCGAGCACGACCCGGACGAGTCCCCGCGGTCGATCCAGCTCTACGGCGTGGACCCGGCCACCGTCGGCGCGGCCGTGCGGATGCTCGTCACCGAGGACCGGGCCGACCACATCGACCTCAACTTCGGCTGCCCCGTCCCCAAGGTGACCCGCAAGGGCGGGGGAGCGGCGCTGCCGTGGAAGAAGGACCTCTTCACCGCGATCGTCGCGACCGCGGTGCGTGAGGCGAGCCCGTATGACGTGCCGGTCACCGTGAAGATGCGCAAGGGCATCGACGACGACCACCTGACCTACCTCGAGGCGGGCCTGACGGCCGAGCGTGCAGGTGTCGCAGCCGTTGCGCTGCACGGTCGTACGGCGTCGCAGGCGTACTCGGGCCAGGCCGACTGGAGCGCCATCGCCCGGCTCAAGGAGACGGTGAGGACCATCCCGGTCCTGGGCAACGGCGACATCTGGTCGGCGGAGGACGCACTCCGCATGGCGACCGAGACCGGCTGCGACGGGGTCGTGGTCGGGCGGGGCTGCCTGGGTCGGCCATGGCTGTTCACCGACCTCGCCGCAGCCTTCGCCGGGACGACCGCCCGCGCGGAGCCGACCCTCGGAGAGGTGACGGCCACGATGCGCCGGCACACCGAGTACCTCGTCGACTTCTACGGTGACGAGTACAAGGCCTGCCGCGACATCCGCAAGCACATCGCCTGGTACCTCAAGGGATTCCCCGCCGGATCGACCGTGCGCCACTCGCTCGCGCTGGTCGACTCGCTCGACGCCCTCGACACCCTGATCGCGACCATGGAGGCGGACGCCCCGTGGCCGGGGGAGGCAGCCGAGGGCCAGCGTGGTCGTGCTGGTTCGCCGCGTCACGTCGCACTGCCGGAGGGCTGGCTCGACTCCCGCGAGCTCAACGACGCCGCACGCGAAGCCGTCGCCCAGGCCGAGCTCTCCGTCTCCGGAGGCTAG
- a CDS encoding type 1 glutamine amidotransferase domain-containing protein has translation MSHLSGKTIAFLVAAEGIERVELTDPWQAVTDAGATPVLLSPEEGEVQTFDHLDKAETRPVDKTVKSASVDDYDALVLPGGVANPDALRTDDDAVGFVRDFVASGKPVAAICHAPWTLIEADVLKGRTLTSWPSLQTDLRNAGATWVDKEVVVDGNLITSRNPDDLPAFNSQLLESIAHGAAAQESSTPA, from the coding sequence ATGAGCCATCTGAGTGGAAAGACCATCGCCTTCCTCGTCGCCGCCGAGGGCATCGAGCGCGTCGAGCTGACCGACCCGTGGCAGGCCGTCACCGACGCCGGGGCCACCCCGGTGCTGCTGTCGCCCGAGGAGGGCGAGGTGCAGACGTTCGACCACCTCGACAAGGCCGAGACGCGCCCCGTCGACAAGACCGTGAAGTCCGCCTCCGTGGACGACTACGACGCCCTCGTCCTGCCCGGCGGTGTCGCCAACCCCGACGCCCTGCGCACCGACGACGACGCCGTCGGCTTCGTCCGTGACTTCGTCGCCTCCGGCAAGCCGGTCGCCGCGATCTGCCACGCCCCGTGGACCCTCATCGAGGCCGACGTCCTCAAGGGCCGCACCCTGACGTCGTGGCCGAGCCTGCAGACCGACCTGCGCAACGCCGGCGCCACCTGGGTCGACAAGGAGGTCGTCGTCGACGGCAACCTCATCACCAGCCGCAACCCCGACGACCTGCCGGCGTTCAACAGCCAGCTGCTCGAGTCGATCGCCCACGGCGCTGCGGCGCAGGAGTCCTCGACCCCTGCCTGA
- a CDS encoding YdeI/OmpD-associated family protein, whose protein sequence is MIGTPGGTLERPATFFSGPEEFGRWLAAHHETETELWMGLRKKHVPDRGLTWEAAVVEALCWGWIDSVAQRIDEDTVRQRWTPRKAQSTWSSINIASVERLKAEGRMKPSGLAAYERRSPERSGIYAYETRDRELPEAYAARLAADPRATAFWEEATPSYRRTAVNWVLTAKQEAMREKRLAQLLDDCAHGRLIPSQRYGQAPRWQERAAEAAARAGATRPTGAAGSAADDTASAGAGDDA, encoded by the coding sequence ATGATCGGGACACCGGGCGGGACCCTGGAGCGGCCGGCGACGTTCTTCTCCGGACCCGAGGAGTTCGGGCGGTGGCTCGCCGCCCACCACGAGACCGAGACCGAGCTCTGGATGGGCCTGCGCAAGAAGCATGTGCCCGACCGCGGCCTGACCTGGGAGGCGGCGGTCGTCGAGGCACTGTGCTGGGGGTGGATCGACTCGGTCGCCCAGCGCATCGACGAGGACACCGTCCGGCAGAGGTGGACCCCGCGCAAGGCGCAGAGCACCTGGAGCAGCATCAACATCGCCAGCGTCGAGCGCCTCAAGGCCGAGGGGCGGATGAAGCCGTCGGGCCTGGCCGCCTACGAGCGCCGGTCCCCTGAGCGGTCCGGGATCTACGCCTACGAGACGCGTGACCGTGAGCTCCCCGAGGCGTATGCAGCCCGGCTGGCTGCCGACCCGCGCGCCACCGCGTTCTGGGAGGAGGCGACCCCGTCGTACCGCAGGACCGCGGTCAACTGGGTGCTGACCGCCAAGCAGGAGGCCATGCGCGAGAAGCGGCTGGCCCAGCTGCTCGACGACTGCGCGCACGGCCGACTCATCCCGTCGCAGCGCTACGGCCAGGCTCCACGATGGCAGGAGCGCGCGGCCGAGGCAGCCGCCCGAGCGGGCGCGACCAGGCCGACCGGCGCGGCCGGGTCCGCTGCCGACGACACTGCCTCCGCCGGAGCGGGTGACGACGCCTAG
- a CDS encoding deoxyguanosinetriphosphate triphosphohydrolase → MGYTEVDRERWVREDPVLKRADRDDFARDRARLVHSASLRRLSAKTQVVQPGDDDFVRNRLTHSLEVAQIGREFGAALGCSADVVDTACLAHDLGHPPFGHNGEQALDAVAADIGGFEGNAQTLRLLSRLEPKRTHPDGRPAGLNLTRASLDAATKYPWARGAAPAAVGATPKFGVYEDDLPVFEWFRDGREPGRRCLEADVMDWSDDVAYSVHDVEDAIASGRLDVRQLRDGADVDSVLAVATGLYAADLGTDALGAALERVLASGAVPAAYDGSRTDRAALKDMTSRLIGRFVLAVEVATRERHGTGTLTRYAADLVVPDDTRAECAVLKAVAAHFVMHAQERVTVMAGQREVVRSLVEAYQADPPGRLDPDLLADWKAADSDAAALRLIVDQVASLTDVRALALHQRWC, encoded by the coding sequence GTGGGGTACACCGAGGTCGACCGGGAGCGTTGGGTCCGCGAGGACCCGGTCCTCAAGCGCGCCGACCGCGACGACTTCGCCCGCGACCGTGCGCGCCTGGTCCACTCGGCATCCCTGCGGCGGCTCTCGGCCAAGACCCAGGTGGTGCAGCCCGGTGACGACGACTTCGTCCGGAACCGGCTGACGCACTCGCTCGAGGTGGCCCAGATCGGCCGTGAGTTCGGGGCAGCACTGGGGTGCAGCGCAGATGTCGTCGACACCGCCTGCCTGGCCCACGACCTCGGGCACCCGCCCTTCGGGCACAACGGCGAGCAGGCGCTCGATGCCGTGGCGGCGGACATCGGCGGCTTCGAGGGCAATGCCCAGACCCTCCGGCTCCTGTCGCGCCTCGAGCCCAAGCGCACCCACCCCGACGGTCGGCCCGCCGGGCTCAACCTGACTCGCGCCAGCCTCGACGCCGCGACGAAGTACCCGTGGGCCCGTGGCGCAGCCCCGGCCGCCGTCGGTGCGACGCCGAAGTTCGGCGTCTACGAGGACGACCTCCCTGTCTTCGAGTGGTTCCGCGACGGACGTGAGCCGGGACGGCGGTGCCTCGAGGCAGATGTCATGGACTGGTCCGACGACGTGGCCTACTCCGTCCACGACGTCGAGGACGCGATCGCCTCCGGGAGGCTCGACGTCCGTCAGCTGCGTGACGGCGCTGACGTCGACAGCGTCCTCGCGGTCGCCACCGGCCTCTACGCCGCGGACCTGGGCACCGACGCCCTCGGTGCGGCGCTGGAACGCGTGCTCGCCAGCGGCGCCGTCCCGGCGGCATACGACGGGTCGCGGACCGACCGGGCAGCGTTGAAGGACATGACGTCCCGGCTCATCGGACGCTTCGTGCTCGCCGTGGAGGTGGCCACCCGCGAGCGGCACGGGACGGGCACGCTGACGCGGTATGCAGCCGACCTCGTCGTCCCGGACGACACCCGCGCCGAGTGCGCAGTCCTCAAGGCCGTCGCCGCGCACTTCGTCATGCACGCCCAGGAACGCGTGACGGTCATGGCCGGTCAGCGCGAGGTCGTGCGGTCGCTCGTCGAGGCGTACCAGGCAGATCCGCCCGGTCGCCTCGACCCCGACCTCCTCGCCGACTGGAAGGCTGCCGACAGCGATGCGGCCGCGCTGCGGCTCATCGTCGACCAGGTCGCCTCGCTCACCGACGTCCGCGCCCTGGCCCTGCACCAGCGCTGGTGCTGA